Within the Lycium ferocissimum isolate CSIRO_LF1 unplaced genomic scaffold, AGI_CSIRO_Lferr_CH_V1 ctg1686, whole genome shotgun sequence genome, the region TAAAACGTGGTACTGACCACGACTCATTCAGCATTGTTGCCCTAATTTTTCTCCATTCTCCTCCGCCTCTTCCTCCATCTTCTGAACTTACAGAATTTCAGCTCCGCCTCCGTCTCCTTCTCCTTTTCCTTCtcctccatttattttctttttaaaccttGCGTTACAGTCTAATTTTTGGAGCAACTTCTTCATCCTTATCTTTTGTTGCTAtctaaattaaggtattttttctagctcatataatattgtatatttctaGTAGATGTAGAATATCTCTGTTTGTCTTATATAtcttaattgttattttttatttgtgttattttaatacgtataagatatatgtttgtcttatttgtgttattttaatttgaacttaagatatgattgttagaagcattattatataaaaggtCCGATTTgtttagtagcacttttgaagaaatttgttgttatgttatcgttattttttgtggattgttataTAAAAGATCTCGAATAACTAATTGTTTTTCATTATACCTTTaatgtgatatttatatagtCGGAAAAAGTGAAACTTAATTAATCTTCgatgcccaaaaaaaaaaaaagatacttaAAATGTCATGATAATGCTTTATTATATGGGACCTAAGTCTAAGTGGGTGGACAATTATTTTGTCTATACCTTATAGGTATTAATGTGGTCCACTATCAGTGGTTTCTAAATAAGGTGTATGGAAGTTGACTTTATCTAGCCAGTGCATATTTGTTCtgctaaaattggaataataatttttttttaatagtaagtTACTCCAAATAGCTTGATctggactttaattttttttttttatctaaggTATGGAGCTTCCACGGGTATGCATACATCCGGAGCCAGAAATGTATGATGTGTTAACACTCCAGGAGAAGCATCGATCACAGGCTGTGTGTGATGGTGCCTTGAGAGGACCGACCGGATGCTTGTTTCCACGCCGCGCGGATACCGAATTTTGGAAGCACGTGAAGCGTCATCCTTTTCATCCTCGCATCCTTGACTACTTTGGCTTTGTGTGATTTAGGGGAGTAGTAGAGGTAGGATGTGTATCATATGATTGGCCAGTCATCACTGCACTTATAGAGACATGGCGTCCTGAgacgcacacatttcatctGCATACGGGTGAGGCGACCATCACATTACAAGATATTAAGATCATGtttggcatggttgttgatggtaATCCCTTGAATGATGTTAATGCTAGAAATATAAGTATTGTTGGGTGGCAACAATTAATCCATGAGCTTATTGGTTGGGCACCCGGTCTGGATTGTTTTAATGGTGTTAGTAGGTTagaactaaataaattaattgaatatattAGAGGCTTAGATGACATTACGGATCGACCCCGAAATTGTTCGCAATGAGTTAGGTTGTACTTGCTATGGCTTTGTGGCGGCACGATATTTCCGGATAAGTCCGGTGACTTACTTAATTTAGACTATTTGCTTGACATGCGTAACCTTAGAGAAATGAGTAGACAAGCTTGGGGAGCGGCTGCATTGTCATatttgttgtcacgacccaaccccgtaggccgtgactagtgcccgatctgggcacccaaacacttcCTCTgataatatcaaacacatccaggtatataacgagtcgacaaggctgtgtttcaaatttgtataatttccagaaaaatttcggtgagtttcctttgttttacggactatccaaaataaccccgcacgaaaaataccaacaaaggccacacgggggccaataaaacaacatatatacacatgcgGGCCCGTAGGcggccgcggcgaatggaatcgcccaaacacaacatatacaaacacaatgcggaagtaggcacaacccacaaacatgtccacagacctctaaatagacaaacagaatcatatggcgggacagggccccgccgtacccctgaacaaatgtATTCAAATGCACGgatgaatatataccaaaatatggctccggaataaggggagcactccaacagcagaagagggtgtcctaaacaggtggattaCCAAACCGTgcgtacgcgcggcatgaacgcgcccccgaagaaaggggtcgatgacgAAATATAGTATGCAAGCGTAAAAATGTAGCATACAAAcgagtcacaatcgaaatagaggtacgaaagtaaatgcatttccaaaatatcaaaatattacttcaaaatataaatcatgcatagggcacgaaatatggtcgcccgcctgtcgatggcgccataacacagcataacaccaaaaagtttcaaatctccgaatctccgtcacatatcatacacagcatatcgccatacacagcatcacaccaaatataagtggaacccggccctcgagcgaggaactcggtgaaccatgagcacagcataacaccggagtataacaaagtgcgcacgacaacagaaccggcccaggactcggcgaaggatataacaaaatgcacgaacggagtagtgaggaatcatatgcataaaatcattgtcataatccaaaagataagtaaaatagtcatattggaaatcgaaacaataattacaacattttctttcaaaagttatcgatattacataaaagggcgtcgcgggacccacagacgggtgtagacccgaactggccccgcctatgaaaaacatactcattctagatcatacaagcttcttcgaaaatttcaaagcaatccgagcttttctgtgaaagttatgagcgttcgtagttttcgaatcgttaaagaataaattcttttagaaatcaaactttcatgcaactttggtaaactagtagttccaaggacataaggatcaatatttcatcacatcaacatgtgaatatcaagaacaaatgcgtatcatagacgtgctcggattgcgggaatagagtttcctcgaaggtcgtgtcatagcctattttagctaaggcatgccaaagaaggaaggttgactttacatacctcaaacgctctccaatataatccaaactcaagctagatctcacctacgcctcgggctgcccacgatctataaacaagtcatgaaatgccaaacattagctaaagactttttgggcatttaattccaaatttgcccttaattctacgtaaatttaagcatttccccgtaaataggccaccccgagaatttaactcggccatatcaatcaacaacaacaacaacaaccaacctagcaacattaataatcaatccgaaaggtaatacaacattactagctctcttttccatcattcgacaacattcataatttcaattcaacagcttaccttcaagccaacatcgacgcttatacattcacatactaacccgaacccataccaacaatatttaaagatattctaagcaattcatacaacatttccaacaacccaaatttttctccaattcagccgaattcagcccccaaactcgagaacctcacttaacccattcctcattttcaaatcatgatttgcatccacaattcacattctaacaatgctattctcatcaatatacaatttacattaaatgtacaatagcctccaaatcagtccgcaacaatcacaacatcaatttgagttaataacattcatttccaacatagaattcacaacgacgactaaaacattaagcgatattaattcgttcattgccatataatgtgacccatttcgaccaacactacaaatatacatatatggatgattctcaatcgttcttcaccctacaatgatcataataaactaactaggcgttaattcatagtttcaacacaacacaacaaacacccatttgcacggctcaagtaccacacacacaactcacttccaacattccatatttcatgattttcctccattataacatactacaacaagcatacaacctttataacatacaaaacataatcaagtcttaccttttctcttcaatttcccaatagcctagggtttccaaagatgaaaaattagcGGGTTGATCACTCCAACgtcacttccacgctacttagggacctcaaaatagtgggtttacatcaaggaaataattttagaagggcttgaaatgggacttgatttttctttatgttggccgagagccttcttttgtgtggtgttcttcaccctttttttctaagtgttaaaaatgaagcaaatgaatactagtagtcatcttttatgctagcaagacttggtcaagtgttcatggcccactccatgtgttggatcaattaaaagatgacacaaaaattgtgtgggcaccactataatgccacacggccaagggccaaataattcatgatttccaacttccaattaattccaattttggtcccaaattttcctaattgttccatgcaacaaattcatgcacaacttatgacttaaaataaaatcaaaggtcaaaaatccctgacttgtatcccggaatagttttgtccttaacttatcataattaatccggattgttccaatgtacaaaaatacggatTCTAACATTTGTATACTTGTTTATGCCGCTCTTCGTTGAAGAAAGCCAAGGATGTGTGTGGATTCATTTCCTTATTGCAGGTACGTGacctttaaaattatataattttatttggttgtcCTATTTTATAGTTATaaggtttttatgtatttattttaaatttttaacatAGGTTTGGGATTGGGAGCGAATTATACCGATGCAGCCACCACCCAAGGCCCTTCAGCCACACACGGCTCTTGCACGAAAGTGGACTCATCGTAAAGCTCGCGAAAATGAGGCACGTGTTGTGCTACCCATATGTAGGGATGTATTGGACAACCTAACGGTATGGTCaggtattttatcataattatggtTGTTAATGGTGTTTTGATATAATAGTTACGCTTAtgtgtaatttatttattttattatcatgtaattttatgttctttctatCGTAGTTTATGTGGCAGCCTTATTCAGAGGCCATCATTAATGGACTCCCTGAGTGGTGTCGGCATGGCCAAGTTATTTGGATGGCGCAGGTTCCCCTTATTTGTGGGATCTATCGAGAGTGGCAAATGGTAGACCGCGTTCTCAGACAGTTCGGTAGGAAGCAACATATTCCGGGACCATCTTCTGAGATTGATCCTTCTCATTACAAACGTGACAAGCGGTATGCTATAGCAGTGGAGGATCAAGAAAATTTTGCACAAACGGACTTTTTGTGGGAAAATCGTCGACAAAGGGTAATTCGCCGAGTATGAAACTCAAGACCCAGAGTCATTATCAGAGTATTTTTGTTGGTATCGACGTCACTCGCGCACTTTCATAGGAAATCCTGCGCATAATGTGCAAACACATAGCTGGTAGGAATGAGGCACTGGTACGTACATTACATTCCATTAGATGTTTGATGTCTTTATATGTGTCTTAGACCACTATCAAAtcttgtaatttaatttttttttttaggctttaGGACATCAAGAATCATACAAAGTTGGCTCGAGACTATCAAAGATCCAACCAAGTCTAATTAAGTGAAGGAAATAAGAGAGATGTTTAGCCGCATTAATACGAGTCCATGGGCCGCCTCTCGGGGACGATGTTGAGTTTCGCTCCCAATTATACACCACCTACAGAGTATGTTGAGCCGCCCATCGTGCAAGTACCTCGTCATCAACGTCCTAATGTACCAAGACTGCGCGCATGGTAGAGGACGCCAATCGGTGTAAACGTGACGGGTCGAGGTCCCGTGAATCACCAGTTGGTTAATGAGGAagaggttcgttttgatcaagATATGCCCAGCTCAACGATGCCTGCAGCTGATGATGCATATTACCCAATAATAGATTTTGGTATGTCCAACTCATCGACGTCTGCTCCCGAGATCCAATCACCAGCGGTAATCGGCGAGGGCCTTTTCAGCATTTGCATCGTCTCGAGCCTATTAGCCTCGCAGCTTATGGCCCAACAAATTTGGTGTTCGACAGCGGCTCTTATGGGATGACCGAGGGGCCTTTACCCGCATTCACCGGACGAGCTCTTCAATTGGGAGGACCGAGTTTTACCGACGTGAGTATTCCAACCACTCAAATAGCTTGTATCTTGTTCAATTTCATTAATGTAATGGCTACCTTATGTgtctatattatttattttgcatTGTCTCCCATGGCATTTGATCTTGGATCCTCACACATTCCCGTGCTTGGGATGTACGATTTAGAGAGCCATTGTGTGTTAGCTTTTAATTCAAAGTATTTGGTGACTTGTGGTTGTTATGTGGTGTTTTGTCTTGGTTGCTTTGGTTGTTTGTGTTGGTATATGGTATTGGAGGAAGTCCTtgttacaggggagatgctgtccgattttacGTAGCCAATCAAAGTAATTGCTAAGAAAATTTATCTAAcgaatccaatcatacaaaaataacttctattttttatgGCATTTATAGAATGTGGGTGTGATACAAGAGGAGGTTCACCAACGTAGATCAAAAACGAGCGTCGGCAAACTTAGgcgtgtgggggggggggggaagggacaccgtaaaaattgaatttttattaattattgaatTTATCTCAATTCTCaatagttatgtaatctttcaAGAATATATATTATTGAATAAAGGTTAGATTTGAATGCTTGCCAACGTTTTACAATGAATAAAGGTTAGATTTGAATGCTTGATAATGttttacaagaaaaaaattgcattCTTGATGTTACGACTACATGGCGTATTTAATGCATGGATTCTCACTAAAACGTGCATATAAAAAGTTTCATGCATCAATTACTGCAAAACTGCCAACGTTTTGCAACAAAGTGAATTGTTGTAAAACGTTGGCCTGCCAACGTTTTTGCAACAAAACATTTTGTTGTAAAACGGGACAAAACTTAATGAATTGAACTATTTATACTGGAAAATGCTCAGGAAATGATCTCTTATGAACACTCACAaatttgaaagaggaaaatgactttttcAGACCTCTTAtttgtaaaaatgaaaatctcttgtaaaaatgatataaaattaaaacaagCTCGTAAAGGGTTAAAAATTCACTTCTCCCAAAAATGCTTGTTTGGACCGTAATTCTTGAAAGTACGATTGAGTTGAAGGGTGATTGACAATTCTTCTTACATAACataattcatatttttcattaatttctGTAGGAAACAAGTCTTGATGAAGCTTAACTCATTTAATAATTTAACAGATACGTACTATATATCAACTGCAAATGAATGTGACAACGGTGAACAAGACATCCCACCAGCTCTCTCCTCTTTGTCActttctttttattcaataCTTCTTAGTACTACTAGTGTAGTTATATATAGTTCTAATTAAGGGCAGAAAACAACCCTGTAATTTGTACCAGCAGGACATGTAAACAAACTAGTTGGATCATCCTGTGGATAACTATAAGCATTTGGGCACcttgtcttaaaaaatcttgagaGATCAGTAGGTCCACATGATCCAGGTCCATTTGTACAACAATATTGATTAGTCTTGAAAACAGTACATGGATTGTTACATCCGCCTGGTGTTTGTAATTGACTTGGACATTGCTCTTTAATAGGTGCTGTGCATCTAAGATTACGGCAGGCACCATTGGTTGGGCTAAATTCCATAGGAATGTTGAATCCATCGACAAGAGAAATATCGACATAGTCCAGGTTATTGGGCTGATTAAGTGCGAATTCAGCTAAAGTGTTGGGTGGACTACCATAGCCTTGACATTGTAAAAGCCCTTTACAGTCTCCAGTCTCGCATTTGCCTCGACCATTACCATCAAAGTTACATTTGGTTCGGCCCCAAATGCGAGCTTGGATTGTTCCAGGCTTCACATCTAGGTTCCAAGATTGGCCCGAGTTGAGCTGCCTGCCTCCCCCAGGGGAGGCGGCGGCCCAAACTGTGTAGGTGCACCGATTGATAATGTTAAAAGTGGCAGCATGAGTAACAGatgaaaaatattggccaaAGTAAAGGAAGacaaaaagggggaagaatttGGGGAAgctcatcttcttcttctttttttggttaattaaaCTTGAGAATGTGTTTATTTAGAGACACTTTGTATGGGTTTAAATAGCTGATTTACTGGCCTAGTATGATGATCTTTCACAGGTTCTAACaagttttgaaatttcaaagattATGATTTTCCTGTGGAAATTTGTGTCATATAGTCACtgaattatataaaatttaatattgGTCCTTGTGTTATTTAGATAGacacatttaaccttcatttGAAATGTGTAATATTGATACTTCTGCTTAGTGAATCTTcaaaatttgatgaattattgATTATTAACTATTTAAAATTAACTATGCATTATGCTAAATTTGTATTGTTACTCTACAATTAAAAGTATTATACGTTTAATAATAATCTACAAATAATATATTAACTATTAAGGTACTACGTAAACGGATCGAAAATTGCAAGTGCTAATTAATTCAAAGTTAAATAGCCTTGAATTGCAATTTACAAAGATCAGAACTAGAGTTTACCAATAACTAAGGGGTTAAATGTGTGATTATCCCCATTCTTATCGTTGTTATTGTAACCGCAAAGTACACCTCTCATTTTTCTTCTGTTTCATATACCTGTTCGCGTGGCTAAATTTTGCTCGTATTTCTCTTGGAAAATCTTGCTTCTTGACTTGTTTAATTAACCATACATTATGCTAAATTTGTATTATTACCTCATAATTAAAATTAGAATAGGTCTAataataatttgaatataaCGTATTTACAGTGTAAAGAAATGCACATTCTGAGTAATTTAGGCTAAATATTACAACGGCCAAAATTACAGTTTACTAATAACTGAGGGATCAAAAGTACGATTATTCATATTTTTGTCCAATTTATTGTGACTGTAAATTCTGTCTTTCGTCTTCCATTTCGTGGAAAATACGCAGTGAGTTCACGTGGCTAATTTTTGCTAGTACTTCCCTTGGAAAATCTTGCTTCTTGACATGTTTAACTAATCGTGAGTTATGCTAAATATGTTATGTTACTCCATAATTAGAGGTATTATAAGTCTAATAATAATCTAAACATAACATATTACTACTATGTAAAGGGACAAAAGTGCACATTCTACCTAATTCAAGATTAAATATTATAAGGACCAAAACTACATGTTACTAATAATTAAGAGATGAAGAGTAAAATTGGTCATATTTTTGTCTTCGTTATTGTGAATGCAAATTCCATCTCTCATCTTTCATTTCGTGCCAATTGCCAAATACACAATCTAATTGCATGCCTAATTTTTGCTCGtacttttcttgaaaaatctTGCTTCTTGACCTGTAGTCAAGCCGTCACTAATTGAATTTTATTAGGCATGCTAATTTCATTGACTTGGGAACCTTTGAAACTCTCTGGGCATAGATATTGTTATAATTAAATGATCATCTATACCACTTTGTATAGAGTTTCCTAGTTTCTATATAAAGATTTGctattccaaaattttcatgggAAGATATATTGATAACTGAACACAAAGTCTTATTGTTAGTTCCTTAAAACTATTAGTTAACAGGCGTAATTTCTAGAAATTATTGTTCTTTTCGTTCCGAAAAGGTTCAGAGATCAAGAGGTCAATATATCCATTTTTCGTGTGACTTCGTATATCCATtccttaattattattttttgggaatGAACACATATTCATAACTCTACAAAAGTTCAATACATCACAATTTTCTTAATAAACCAATTTTCTTATTGTTTTTGACAAAGCTAAACaaatagtaattttttatttctcatgCGCGTACAGCTtcttataaaatagaataaataaatacaatactAGCATTTACTTTTATTACCCTGTTTAAGTGAGGGTATAGTATTGCAACTTGCAAGTGGAGCTATAACAGTCCAGATCAAGCGCACATGGTCCTACCATGTAGGGCTGTGTAAATTAACCGTTAAACCAATAATCCGAATTGATTATTGGATTACTGAGTTAATGGTTCGGGTTATTGGTTTAACTATTGGGGTATTGGTTCACTGTCCCAAGTTATGGGGTAATTAGTGTAAATAAATGAtttt harbors:
- the LOC132042654 gene encoding pathogenesis-related protein R major form, which gives rise to MSFPKFFPLFVFLYFGQYFSSVTHAATFNIINRCTYTVWAAASPGGGRQLNSGQSWNLDVKPGTIQARIWGRTKCNFDGNGRGKCETGDCKGLLQCQGYGSPPNTLAEFALNQPNNLDYVDISLVDGFNIPMEFSPTNGACRNLRCTAPIKEQCPSQLQTPGGCNNPCTVFKTNQYCCTNGPGSCGPTDLSRFFKTRCPNAYSYPQDDPTSLFTCPAGTNYRVVFCP